Proteins from one Fragaria vesca subsp. vesca linkage group LG6, FraVesHawaii_1.0, whole genome shotgun sequence genomic window:
- the LOC101294185 gene encoding short-chain dehydrogenase reductase 2a-like yields the protein MPAVMPEKPLHGIHGLGRDNTTTPPHPRRLEGKIAIVTGAARGIGEATVKLFAKHGAKVVIADVEDSTGTALANSLGPSVTFVHCDVSLEEDIENLIQSTVSRYGQLDIMFNNAGILGNQSKHKSIVNFDVDEFDRVMRVNVRGTALGIKHAARVMIPGGGGCIISTASVAGVAGGLGPHAYTASKHAIVGLTKNAACELGRYGIRVNCVSPFGVATPMLVNAWRMSDEDDEEEECMDFGMPCEQEVEKMEEFVRGLANLKGPTLRTKDIAEAALYLASDESKYVSGHNLVVDGGITTSRNCVGL from the exons ATGCCTGCAGTTATGCCTGAAAAACCCCTTCACGGCATTCATGGATTGGGAAGGGACAATACTACTACTCCTCCACATCCTAGAAG GTTGGAGGGGAAAATTGCTATAGTAACAGGTGCTGCACGAGGCATAGGAGAAGCAACAGTGAAGCTTTTCGCAAAGCACGGCGCCAAAGTTGTCATTGCCGATGTGGAAGACTCCACCGGCACAGCCTTGGCCAATTCCTTAGGCCCTTCAGTCACCTTCGTTCACTGCGACGTCAGCCTAGAAGAAGACATCGAAAACCTAATCCAGTCCACTGTTTCCCGCTACGGCCAGCTCGACATTATGTTCAATAACGCCGGAATCCTTGGAAACCAATCCAAACACAAGAGCATCGTCAACTTCGACGTCGACGAGTTCGACCGCGTGATGCGCGTGAACGTGAGAGGCACTGCATTGGGGATCAAGCATGCGGCGCGCGTGATGATCCCCGGGGGAGGAGGCTGCATAATCTCCACTGCCAGCGTCGCGGGAGTCGCCGGCGGGCTAGGGCCGCATGCCTACACTGCTTCCAAGCATGCCATTGTTGGCTTGACGAAGAACGCTGCGTGTGAACTAGGCCGGTATGGGATCAGAGTGAACTGTGTTTCTCCTTTCGGGGTTGCCACGCCGATGCTAGTGAATGCGTGGAGGATGAGTGACGAGGACGATGAGGAAGAAGAGTGTATGGACTTTGGGATGCCTTGTGAGCAAGAGGTGGAGAAGATGGAAGAGTTTGTGAGAGGGCTTGCGAATTTGAAAGGTCCGACTTTGAGGACTAAGGACATAGCCGAGGCAGCTCTATATCTTGCTAGTGATGAGTCCAAGTATGTAAGTGGTCATAATCTGGTTGTGGATGGTGGAATTACTACCTCAAGAAATTGTGTTGGTTTGTAG
- the LOC101302856 gene encoding uncharacterized protein LOC101302856: MPQAEQAWSTTEPSVLPQISHMPYSGGAAAMEAADIGFEWGENQASAYAWWLAFLKSLDGNNSTSNNTVPQEFKYPLALGSSNWFFGQRPGGSLKVEEADDHEQIPSPDEWLIIPTTENHEAPKMQDNKAIVEALYKALAQGQTETVAKVLATDLEWWFHGPPKCQHMMKVLTGDSGHVGFKFEPRSVTEIGDYCVIAEGWEGAQAYWVHVWTIKDGLITQFREYFNTWLTVRDLKPLGWKESKSFTVWQSMPRDLFHRSLPSLLLAI; this comes from the exons ATGCCTCAGGCGGAGCAGGCTTGGTCAACCACGGAGCCCTCGGTGCTGCCTCAGATCAGTCATATGCCATATTCTGGGGGAGCTGCAGCCATGGAAGCAGCAGACATTGGATTTGAGTGGGGAGAGAACCAAGCTTCTGCCTATGCTTGGTGGTTGGCTTTTCTGAAGAGCTTAGATGGTAATAATAGTACTAGTAATAACACTGTTCCTCAGGAGTTTAAGTACCCATTGGCATTGGGGAGTTCTAACTGGTTTTTTGGCCAGAGGCCTGGTGGTAGTTTAAAAGTAGAAGAGGCAGATGATCATGAGCAGATTCCTTCACCAGATGAGTGGTTGATAATTCCCACAACAGAAAATCATGAGG CTCCCAAAATGCAGGACAACAAGGCTATTGTGGAGGCTTTGTACAAGGCGTTGGCCCAAGGCCAAACCGAGACAGTGGCGAAGGTTTTAGCTACTGACCTGGAATGGTGGTTCCATGGTCCTCCGAAGTGCCAGCACATGATGAAGGTGCTGACAGGGGATTCCGGTCACGTTGGCTTCAAGTTCGAGCCGAGAAGCGTAACGGAGATTGGTGACTACTGTGTTATTGCTGAGGGCTGGGAAGGAGCTCAGGCTTACTGGGTTCATGTGTGGACGATCAAGGATGGTTTGATCACTCAGTTCAGGGAGTATTTCAACACGTGGCTGACTGTGAGGGATCTGAAGCCGCTAGGGTGGAAGGAGAGTAAGAGCTTCACTGTGTGGCAGAGCATGCCAAGGGACCTGTTCCACCGTTCTTTGCCAAGCCTTCTGCTAGCTATTTAG
- the LOC101303146 gene encoding uncharacterized protein LOC101303146 — MASVALGSTLTLLRANQNDAAPHKPLIFTPNFNSLRFNHSLRTHASSTRCRGVGAPRAAAEAVEDVIVEGVEKEKVKGSRALRVGVVCGGPSAERGISLNSARSVIDHIQGEDLHVSCYYIDSELNAFAISPAQVYSNTPADFDFKLESLAQGFKSWSDFADHLAVNVDIVFPVIHGQFGEDGGIQEVLERYNIPFVGTGSNECRQAFDKYNASLELSRHGFVTVPSCLVEGSEADEPELSEWFAKNQLDPNSGKVVVKPARAGSSIGVTVAYGLADSLAKANAIITEGIDSKVLVEIFLEGGSEFTAIVLDVGYGTDSHPVVLLPTEVELQFLGSVDVREKDAIFNYRRKYLPTQQVAYHTPPRFPIDVIENIRDGASQLFKRLGLRDFARIDGWFLPNSVHVPSSPDSKFGRTEMGTILYTDINLISGMEQTSFLFQQASKVGFSHANILRSIINHACLRFPHLASCDGVSGDLSRTLKSPLLKDDWEGTQKVFVIFGGDTSERQVSLMSGTNVWLNLQAFDDLEVLPCLLAPTNGYSSSNDVDKNEVDATSRTVWSLPYSLVLRHTTEEVLAACVEAIEPDRAALTSQLRNRVINDLMEGFKKHSWFTGFDINDELPVKFSIEEWIKLAKEVKATVFIAVHGGIGEDGTLQSLLEAEGVPHTGPGVLAFKICMDKVATSVALKHLSDLGVLTINKDVRRRDELLSTPIPNVWYELTSKLQCETLCVKPARDGCSTGVARLCCDGDLSVYVKALEDCLLRIPPNSLSKEHGMIEMPNPPPELLIFEPFIETDDIIVSSKSMNENGHHLMWKGQSRWVEITIGVIGKQGLMHSLSPSITVKESGDILSLEEKFQGGTGINLTPPPSSIISHEALQKCKQNIEMIANTLELEGFSRIDAFVNVDSGEVLIIEVNTVPGMTPSTVLIHQALAEEPPMYPHQFFRTLLDLASERTIYIS, encoded by the exons ATGGCCTCCGTCGCACTCGGCTCCACCCTCACTTTACTCCGCGCCAACCAAAACGACGCCGCTCCACACAAGCCTCTTATCTTCACTCCAAATTTCAACTCTCTCCGATTCAACCACAGCCTCAGAACTCACGCCTCTTCCACGCGGTGCCGCGGCGTCGGAGCTCCACGCGCCGCCGCCGAGGCGGTGGAGGATGTGATTGTTGAGGGAGTGGAGAAGGAGAAGGTGAAAGGTAGCAGGGCTCTGAGAGTCGGTGTCGTCTGCGGTGGTCCCTCCGCCGAGCGTGGAATCTCTCTCAACTCGGCGAGATCAGTAATCGATCACATACAA GGAGAGGATTTACATGTGAGTTGCTACTACATTGACTCGGAGCTCAATGCGTTTGCGATATCGCCTGCTCAG GTGTACTCCAACACTCCAGCGGATTTTGATTTCAAACTCGAAAG CCTTGCTCAAGGTTTCAAGTCTTGGTCTGACTTTGCGGACCACCTTGCTGTCAATGTGGACATAGTGTTTCCGGTCATACATGGTCAATTTGGTGAAGATGGTGGCATTCAG GAGGTGTTGGAACGGTATAACATTCCATTTGTTGGCACGGGATCAAATGAGTGTCGTCAAGCTTTTGACAAG TACAATGCCTCATTGGAGCTCAGCAGACATGGATTTGTAACTGTACCAAGTTGTTTAGTAGAG GGAAGTGAAGCAGATGAACCTGAACTGTCGGAGTGGTTTGCAAAAAATCAACTGGATCCTAACTCTGGGAAAGTTGTG GTAAAACCAGCACGAGCAGGTTCAAGCATTGGTGTTACAGTTGCATATGGCTTGGCTGATTCTCTTGCCAAGGCTAATGCAATTATTACAGAG GGAATTGATTCCAAAGTCCTTGTTGAAATATTTCTTGAAGGAGGGAGTGAATTTACCGCAATTGTTCTTGATGTGGGGTATGGTACAGATTCTCATCCTGTTGTACTACTACCAACTGAG GTGGAACTTCAATTCCTTGGTAGTGTAGATGTTAGAGAGAAGGATGCAATCTTCAACTATCGCAGGAAATATCTTCCAACACAACAG GTTGCTTATCACACTCCACCTCGTTTTCCTATTGATGTCATCGAAAATATTCGAGATGGAGCATCTCAGTTATTCAAAAGGCTTGGCCTTCGTGACTTTGCTCGAATCGATGGATGGTTCCTGCCTAATTCTGTTCATGTACCGTCATCACCAGATAGCAAGTTTGGAAGGACTGAAATGGGTACAATATTATACACTGACATTAACCTG ATTAGTGGTATGGAGCAGACCAGCTTTTTATTCCAGCAAGCCTCAAAG GTTGGGTTTTCTCATGCAAATATCCTCCGGAGTATCATTAATCATGCTTGTTTGAGGTTTCCGCATCTTGCATCTTGTGATGGTGTGTCCGGTGATTTGTCTAGAACATTAAAATCCCCGCTGCTTAAAGATGATTGGGAAGGCACTCAGAAAGTTTTTGTTATTTTTGGAGGAGACACATCCGAGAGGCAAGTATCTCTTATGAGCGGAACAAATGTTTGGCTCAATTTGCAAGCTTTTGATGAT CTAGAAGTACTTCCTTGCTTGCTTGCCCCAACGAATGGATATTCATCTAGTAATGATGTGGACAAAAATGAAGTTGATGCAACTTCCAGAACAGTTTGGTCATTACC CTATTCTCTTGTGCTAAGACACACCACGGAGGAAGTTCTTGCTGCATGTGTAGAGGCAATAGAACCAGACCGAGCTGCACTTACATCTCAATTACGGAACAGAGTGATTAATGATCTTATGGAAGGCTTCAAGAAACATTCTTGGTTTACAGGATTCGATATCAATGATGAACTGCCTGTTAAATTTTCTATTGAAGAGTGGATCAAGCTAGCCAAGGAAGTCAAGGCAACAGTATTCATTGCGG TGCATGGAGGTATTGGTGAAGACGGTACACTTCAGTCTTTGCTGGAGGCTGAAGGAGTTCCACATACAG GTCCTGGTGTTTTGGCCTTCAAGATTTGTATGGACAAAGTTGCTACATCAGTTGCTCTTAAACAT CTATCAGACTTGGGAGTTCTTACCATAAACAAAGATGTGAGAAGAAGAGATGAGCTCCTTAGTACACCAATACCAAATGTATGGTATGAATTGACCTCCAAGCTTCAGTGTGAAACATTATGTGTTAAACCAGCAAGAGATGGATGCTCAACTGGAGTTGCAAGGTTATG CTGTGACGGAGACCTTTCAGTGTATGTAAAAGCGTTAGAGGACTGTCTCCTTCGGATTCCCCCTAATAGTTTGTCAAAG GAACACGGAATGATCGAAATGCCAAACCCCCCTCCAGAGCTCCTAATCTTTGAACCTTTTATTGAAACGGATGATATAATTGTTTCATCGAAGTCCATGAATGAAAATGGACATCACCTCATGTGGAAAGGACAGAGTAGATGGGTTGAAATAACCATTGGTGTTATTGGGAAACAAGGATTAATGCACTCGTTGAGTCCCAGTATCACCGTAAAGGAGAGTGGTGATATTTTATCACTCGAAGAGAAATTTCAGG GTGGAACTGGCATCAATCTTACTCCACCTCCTTCATCGATCATTAG CCACGAGGCCTTGCAGAAATGCAAACAAAATATAGAAATGATCGCAAACACTCTAGAATTAGAAGGATTTTCAAGAATTGATGCCTTTGTCAACGTGGATAGTGGAGAG GTGCTGATTATAGAGGTCAATACAGTGCCTGGAATGACACCTTCCACTGTTCTTATTCATCAG GCACTAGCAGAGGAACCTCCCATGTATCCTCATCAGTTCTTCCGGACACTGCTTGATTTGGCATCAGAGAGGACCATATACATTTCATAG